The nucleotide sequence CGTGGTACACACGGTGCATGGTTTCGCGTTCCCATCGGCCAACAATCCGCTGACGCGATGGATGTACCAGTTGTGTGAAACCAAGTGTGGATCGCTGACCGACGCGTTGATTTGTTTGAATGAAGAAGATGAGCGAATTTCACGTGAATCGCTGAAGGTTCCCTCGACCGCCATCTATCGGATCGCCAATGGTGTGGCCCCCGACGTCTATCGCCCCTTTGATGGTGATGTTTCGCCGGCGGATCAGCGTCAACACCTATTGCCGGGCGACCCCGCACGCCCCGCCGTCATCATGATCGGACGCTTGTGGCGCCAGAAAAACCCGTTGGCTTTCGTCCGTGCCGCAGTCATTGCTATCGAACAGGGATGTCCGGCGAATTTCTACTTGGCGGGCGAAGGTGAATATCGCCAGGAAATCGAATCACTGATCGCCAGCCATGATCTGGCCGATCGCATTCACTTGTTGGGTTGGCGCGACGACGTCGAACGGTTGCTGCCGTTGATGGACACGGTCGTCTTGCCGTCACGCTGGGAAGGCATGCCGCTGGTCTTGTTGGAATCTCAAGCCTGTGCCGTGCCGGTGATCGCATCGGACATTCCCGGAAATCGGAATTGCATCCGAGAAGGGGTGGACGGATTCTTGGTCCCTCTGGATGACGACCAGGTACTGGCCGAACGAATCCATCGTTTGGTATCCGATACCCAGCTGCGGCAAAAATTTGGACAGGCCGGACGACAAAAAGTGGTCCAACACCATGACGTCCGCCAGCGCGTCAAGCAGGTCGTCCACTTGTACGACCAATTGCTCGCGTCCCGCTGTCCTCGCTAAACGCCTCAGGCGGCTTTGGCGCACGCCTTCCCCTTCCCATCCTCGCCTTTCGCTCCGCCGAAGGTTGCCTTCGCCCTCCCATCGTCGCCTTTCGCTCCGCCGAAAGTTGCGCCTTCTTCCCACAGTCGCCTTTCGCTCCGCCGAAAGTAGCGAAGCACCGTTGATGGCCTCGCATTTGTGAAGCCAGGATCAAGGATTTGCGGCGGGGATGCTGGGGCGTGGGGATTCGGTGGGCTTCGTTGGCGGGCTGGGGTTACAATCGGCCAGTGGTTACGGTGGAAGTGCTCTGGTCGTGCATCCCACCGGATTCCGGTCCCGGCGGCCTGATTTCCGTTGCCCCAACGTCAGCCTCCCTGCCCCCTCACATTGAACCGCCCATGTATCTCCGAATGGCCAAGCGATTTTTGTTGGAAACCGACAAGCGGTTGCTGGCCAAAGCGGCGTGGACGCTGGGGGCACGCGGATTGTGGTCGGTCCACCGGCACAAGCGGCGGCTGAAACAAGGGGAATTCTTTCCGCCGTTTCTGTACCTGTCGGTCATCAATTCGTGCAACCTGCGATGCCAAGGCTGCTGGGTCGACGTGGATTCGAAACAGCACCGCATCGAACTGGACGCCGCCAACGAAACGATTCGCCAAGCCAAGGCGATGGGCAACAGTTTCTTTGGCATCCTGGGCGGCGAACCCTTCATGCACAAGGACCTGCTGAAGATCTTCGAAGCCAACCGGGACGTCTATTTCCAGGTCTTCACCAACGGCCATTTCATCACCGACGATGTGGCCATACGATTGCGTGAATTGGGCAACGTGACGCCGCTGATCAGTGTGGAAGGCAGCGAGATCATCAGCGACCAACGACGTGGGAAATCCGGCGTCTACAACCAAACGATGGCCGGCCTGGAAGCGGCCCTGCGAAACAAGTTGTTGGTCGGCGTCTGCACCAGCGTCTGTAAAACCAACCTGGACGACTTGGTCACCGATGCCTGGGTCGATCGTTTGATCGAAATGGGGGTGATGTATTGCTGGTTCCACATCTATCGGCCGGTCGGCCCGGAACCCAACCCACAACTGGCATTGTCCAGCGACCAACAACGCCGCGTTCGTCAGTTTGTCGTCGACACGCGTGCCACCAAACCGATCATCGTCATTGATGCCTATCACGATGACGCGGGCAACGCATTGTGTCCCGCCGTGACGGGATTCACGCACCACGTGGGACCTTGGGGCGATATCGAACCGTGCCCCGTGATCCAGATCGCCAAAGAATCAATTCATGATCAACGTGACTTGGCGACCACGTTCAACGAGTCGGAGTTCCTGCGAGACTTCCGCGAGCTGACCGCCCAGCACACTCGGGGATGCGTGATCATGGAGCGTCCGGACTTGCTGCTGCAGCTGGCCGACAAACACGGTGCCCGCGACACCACCGCGCGAGGCCGCGTGTTTGAAGAACTGAAGAACGTCACGCCACGCCGCAGCCAGTACCAGCCCGGCGATGAGATCCCCGAGCGCAGTTTCGTTTATCGCTGGGCCAAGAAGTACGCCTTCAACGACTTCGGCACCTACGGACGCCGCTTCGACGTGGCCAACTATGCCGACCCCGATTCGGCGTCATCGCCCGATGGGGACTCACAGGATGCCAACGACAAATCCAAGGTCTCCTTACCGGTGGTTTGATCGGTAGGTGGTCGGGTGACGGGTTTGCGGGTGACAGGTAACCGCCGGCAAGTCATCACCATCGTCGCCTTTCGCTCCGCCGAAAGTAGCGTCTCCTGCATCCCCTGCGCCCTGTCCCCTGCCTCTCTTCCCCGTCGCCCCGCCGGTCGTCCCCCCAAAGTCGCCTTTCGCTCCGCCGAAAGTAGCGTCTCCTGCATCCCCTGCGCCCCGTCCCCTGCCTCTCTTCCCCGTCGCCCCGCCGGTCTTCCCCCCAAAGTCGCCTTTCGCTCCGCCGAAAGTAGCGTCTCCTGCATCCCCTGCGCCCCGTCCCCTGCCTCTCTTCCCCGTCGCCCCGTCCCCCGCCCCCCCTGTCACCTTCTTCCCCCACCCACATCCGTCTTGTCGCCAAACAAAGCGTGATGGTATTCGTCTGTGTAGCAGGGTCGGCAACGCGATGACCGCCGTCCCCATGTTTCACGACCACCCTTTCGCAAGCGATTCAAGGACGGATCCGACCCGTGACAGACCAACCCGCCGCCGGCGCCGCCGAGACCCTGACCGATCAACCCGACATGGCCCAGTCGGTCGGCGACACCCTGTCGACTTTGATTGAACAGATGCAAGCGGGCGACTACGAAGGCTTGACCGCGACGATGACACAGAATGTGGTCCCGGGCTTGTTGGCCGCGGCGATCGGCTTGGGCGTCATCTTCATCGGGTACTTGGTGGCTTCTTACATCAGTCGCATCATCAGCGGGCCGATCTGTCGACGTGTCGACCAAACGCTGGGCAAGTTCATCGGTCGGCTGGTGTTTTATTCCATCCTTGCTGGTGTGACCGCCGCGGTGCTGAGCAAATTGGGTGCTCCGCTGGGCGGATTAGCGGCGATGTTGGCCGCCGCCGGTTTTGCCGTCGGTCTGGCTTTCCAAGGCACGCTGTCGAACTTTGCATCCGGCGTGTTGATGATGGTGTTTCGACCGTTCAAAGTCGGTGATTTCATCAATGCCGGCGGAGTCGCCGGAACGGTCAACGAAATCGACTTGTTCACGACCACGTTGGACACGCCCGACAATCGTCGCATCATTGTCCCCAACAGCAGCATTGCCGGCGGAACGATCGAGAACATCAGCCATCACGCGCACCGTCGCGTCGAAGTCGTCGTCGGTGTGGACTATTCGGCCAACCAAGACGAAACCCGTGCCGCGCTGACTCGCGCTGCCGAATCGTTGTCGGACGTGATGATTCCCGGCGATGATCGCGGGTACGCCGTCGTGCTTAGCGGACTGGGCGACAGTGCCGTGGAATGGAAAGTCCGGTTGTGGGTGGCATCGTCAAACTATTGGCCGGCGCATGAGGCTCTGACGGGTGCCGTCAAACGCAACCTGGACGCCGTCGAAATCGGCATCCCGTTCCCGCAAATGGACATCCATTTGCACCGCGTCGCCGGTGATGATGATGGATCCCAGCCGACGCCACGCCAGCGTCCACGGCCGACCCGTCGCGACGCCATCGCCGGTTAAGAGGCTGTGCGAAACGACGCGAGGCCATGACCACGACGGTCCAGGCGACCACTATTCGTCCAACAATTCCAATTGGATCGGAACGAGTTCACGGTTGCCGCCGCGCAACACGGTCAGCCGGACGACATCTCCGGCGGTGTAGTTCTCCAGAATCAGCACCAGATCCGCGGTCGACTTCACCGGTTTGTTATCGATCGCCACGATGATGTCCCCCAGTTCCACGCCGCGTCGCGTTTGACGTGTCGGACGCAGTCCCGCGGCTTCCGCTTGGCTGCCCTCGGTCACTCGCAACACCAACAGACCGTCGGGCAGTCCCCAGCGACGGGTCATCGTATCGCTGGCCACCGTCACGGCGATGCCCGGTCGGATGATGCGGCCGTGTTGGATCAATTCCGGCACAACCCAGCGGACGGTATCCACGGGGATGGCAAAACCGATACCAGCGTATGCACCGGAGGGGCTGAAGATCGCGGTGTTCACGCCGATCAGTTGTCCGGAAAGATCCAACAGCGGGCCACCGCTGTTGCCCGGATTGATCGCCGCATCGGTTTGAATGACGTCTTTGATGGGCACGCCCGATTCGGATTTGATCTCACGCCCGAGCGCACTGACGACACCGGTGGTCAGAGTTTGATCCAGCCCGAACGGGTTGCCGATGGCAAACGTCATGCGGCCGACTTGCAAATCGGACGAGACACCGATCCGTAGTGGTTTAAGCTGTTCCGGTGGTGCGTCGATTTTCAAAACCGCCAAATCTTTTTCTTCGGCCGAACCGACCAGCTTGGCCGGATACGTGTTCTGGTCGTCAAAAGCCACGGTCGCCACGTCGGCACGACGAATGACGTGAAAGTTAGTGACGATGTGGCCTTGGTCATCCCAGACGAATCCGGTCCCACTGCCTTGAGCAATCTGCTGAACGTCCAAGGTGAACAGGTCGCGTGCCACACGCGCGGTCGTGATGTGAACGACCGAGGGTGATACTTCGCGGAACAATTGAATCGTGGCGCGTTCCTGTTGTGCCAGCTCGGTCGACAGCCCCGCAGCCGCCGTCGCGTTCGAACCGCCAACGGAGACCGCCGGTGGCGCTGGCAACGGCAAAGTGGGCGGCCGCATTCGTGTGTCCACGTCCGTGGGATCGGGGGCCGGTGTCGCCGATTCTTTGACGGCACCCGCATCTTGGTCCTGCTGCTGCGCCAGCGATGGTGCATCGTCACCACCGATCAGCATCGACAGCACGACCACCAGCAATACGATGTTTGCCAACAACATCAACCAAGCAAACGGGCGTGAAATAGAATTCGTCATGCCGCTGATCCAACTCCTTCGGTTAATCTGTCGGGGGATTCCCACCAGCTTCCGCGTCCCCGCCTTTCC is from Crateriforma conspicua and encodes:
- a CDS encoding glycosyltransferase family 4 protein; amino-acid sequence: MNSASTAATPNPTLLSYDHPIRGESTDRSRRIKLLHIQLFPMLSGVQRVSLEEFRLLDPKRYEIHLVTCADGPLCEAARKYGVRCHHFPRLMRSISPLNDYRTFKMLRHFMRHERFDIVHSHSSKTGVLGRLAAHASNVPAVVHTVHGFAFPSANNPLTRWMYQLCETKCGSLTDALICLNEEDERISRESLKVPSTAIYRIANGVAPDVYRPFDGDVSPADQRQHLLPGDPARPAVIMIGRLWRQKNPLAFVRAAVIAIEQGCPANFYLAGEGEYRQEIESLIASHDLADRIHLLGWRDDVERLLPLMDTVVLPSRWEGMPLVLLESQACAVPVIASDIPGNRNCIREGVDGFLVPLDDDQVLAERIHRLVSDTQLRQKFGQAGRQKVVQHHDVRQRVKQVVHLYDQLLASRCPR
- a CDS encoding S1C family serine protease, with product MTNSISRPFAWLMLLANIVLLVVVLSMLIGGDDAPSLAQQQDQDAGAVKESATPAPDPTDVDTRMRPPTLPLPAPPAVSVGGSNATAAAGLSTELAQQERATIQLFREVSPSVVHITTARVARDLFTLDVQQIAQGSGTGFVWDDQGHIVTNFHVIRRADVATVAFDDQNTYPAKLVGSAEEKDLAVLKIDAPPEQLKPLRIGVSSDLQVGRMTFAIGNPFGLDQTLTTGVVSALGREIKSESGVPIKDVIQTDAAINPGNSGGPLLDLSGQLIGVNTAIFSPSGAYAGIGFAIPVDTVRWVVPELIQHGRIIRPGIAVTVASDTMTRRWGLPDGLLVLRVTEGSQAEAAGLRPTRQTRRGVELGDIIVAIDNKPVKSTADLVLILENYTAGDVVRLTVLRGGNRELVPIQLELLDE
- a CDS encoding radical SAM protein, which translates into the protein MAKRFLLETDKRLLAKAAWTLGARGLWSVHRHKRRLKQGEFFPPFLYLSVINSCNLRCQGCWVDVDSKQHRIELDAANETIRQAKAMGNSFFGILGGEPFMHKDLLKIFEANRDVYFQVFTNGHFITDDVAIRLRELGNVTPLISVEGSEIISDQRRGKSGVYNQTMAGLEAALRNKLLVGVCTSVCKTNLDDLVTDAWVDRLIEMGVMYCWFHIYRPVGPEPNPQLALSSDQQRRVRQFVVDTRATKPIIVIDAYHDDAGNALCPAVTGFTHHVGPWGDIEPCPVIQIAKESIHDQRDLATTFNESEFLRDFRELTAQHTRGCVIMERPDLLLQLADKHGARDTTARGRVFEELKNVTPRRSQYQPGDEIPERSFVYRWAKKYAFNDFGTYGRRFDVANYADPDSASSPDGDSQDANDKSKVSLPVV
- a CDS encoding mechanosensitive ion channel family protein, which encodes MAQSVGDTLSTLIEQMQAGDYEGLTATMTQNVVPGLLAAAIGLGVIFIGYLVASYISRIISGPICRRVDQTLGKFIGRLVFYSILAGVTAAVLSKLGAPLGGLAAMLAAAGFAVGLAFQGTLSNFASGVLMMVFRPFKVGDFINAGGVAGTVNEIDLFTTTLDTPDNRRIIVPNSSIAGGTIENISHHAHRRVEVVVGVDYSANQDETRAALTRAAESLSDVMIPGDDRGYAVVLSGLGDSAVEWKVRLWVASSNYWPAHEALTGAVKRNLDAVEIGIPFPQMDIHLHRVAGDDDGSQPTPRQRPRPTRRDAIAG